The bacterium genome includes the window ACACCTCGAGGAATGGCGCCAAAGTGGGAGCGAGCGGCGATGACTCGTCAAGAGCTGCCGGCGTGAGGCAATCGAACTCTTACGTGGCTTCATGCGCAGGATCGCGGCCCATGGTAACCTTGAATTAAGTGGGGCGACCATGACTTTGACGCTGGAAATCGAATCGGAACTGGAGCGCCGGCTGAAGGACGAGGCTCAGCAGCGCGGTCTCGCGGCCGGCCAGTGCGCACTCCTGTTGCTCAAGGAGAGTCTCGCAAGCGCACCCACGACACCTGCGGCTCCGCTGGACGCGGACCCCCTGATGGCGATGGCAGGAGCTGACGATTTCGAGCCGGTCGCTATCGACGAGGTCGTCTATCGGTGATCTTCGTCGATACGTCGTTCTGGGTGGCATTGCGCAATCGCAGGGACCCTCATCACACCCAGGCCGTCGGGCTGCTGAAGAAGCACGCAGACTCCAGGCTCGTCACCACGAATCACCTCCGGGGCGAGACCTGGACGTTTCTTCGGCGGCGGATGGGACACTCCTCGGCTGTCGACTTCCTCAATGCCGTAGACCGTTCGGAGCGGGT containing:
- a CDS encoding PIN domain-containing protein; translated protein: MIFVDTSFWVALRNRRDPHHTQAVGLLKKHADSRLVTTNHLRGETWTFLRRRMGHSSAVDFLNAVDRSERVTVLRVEDDLEEEALAWLRRRDEREYSFVDSTSFAMMRSREITQALAF